A genomic segment from Triticum dicoccoides isolate Atlit2015 ecotype Zavitan chromosome 1A, WEW_v2.0, whole genome shotgun sequence encodes:
- the LOC119287747 gene encoding anthocyanidin 5,3-O-glucosyltransferase-like — MANTVILYPGLTVSHFVPMVHLAGALLDHGYAVSVALIDPAVNGDPAFRAVVARAVASMPSLRFRTLPPFEDAPTLTPDAPFIPRYLDIVGRHNDRLRDFLRSFARGVHAVVVDSLSVGALGVTKRLGIPGYVMFTSGAAALAAFVQLPSVLAEVRTRFQELGDAPLELFGLPPMPASHLLGELLEDPESDTYKAAVTALYGIPEGDGILVNTFETLDAGVVAALGDPRCLPGRIMPPVYCVGPLVGGVGSEAKDRHECLTWLDGQPDGSVVFLCFGSGGSHSAEQLKEIAVGLENSGHRFLWVVGNPFNDDQDLDALLPNGFLARTRGRGRAVKQWAPQAEVLRHRATGAFVTHCGWNSVLEGVTAGVPMLCWPLYAEQKMNTLRMVGEMGVAAEMVGWERGLVEAAEVEGKVRLVMDSEDGMELRARAAAHKEGAATAWSDGGSSRAAIARFLADVDSRQPQTRGDR; from the coding sequence ATGGCGAACACCGTGATCCTGTACCCCGGCCTCACCGTGAGCCACTTCGTCCCCATGGTGCACCTCGCCGGCGCCCTCCTGGACCACGGCTACGCCGTCTCCGTCGCGCTCATCGACCCCGCCGTCAACGGGGACCCCGCCTTCCGCGCCGTCGTCGCCCGCGCGGTCGCCTCCATGCCGTCCCTCCGATTCCGCACGCTCCCGCCCTTCGAGGACGCGCCCACGCTGACCCCCGACGCGCCGTTCATCCCGAGGTACCTCGACATCGTCGGCCGCCACAACGACCGCCTCCGCGACTTCCTCCGCTCCTTTGCACGCGGCGTCCACGCCGTGGTCGTCGACTCGCTGTCCGTCGGGGCGCTCGGCGTCACCAAGCGGCTCGGGATCCCAGGTTACGTCATGTTCACCTCCGGCGCGGCCGCGCTCGCCGCCTTCGTCCAGCTTCCGTCCGTCCTCGCGGAGGTGCGGACGAGGTTCCAGGAGCTAGGCGACGCGCCGCTCGAGTTATTCGGCCTTCCGCCCATGCCTGCCTCCCACCTGCTCGGCGAATTGCTCGAGGACCCTGAGAGCGACACGTACAAGGCGGCGGTGACCGCGCTGTACGGGATCCCGGAGGGCGATGGCATCCTGGTGAACACGTTCGAGACGCTGGATGCTGGGGTGGTGGCGGCACTCGGCGACCCCCGGTGTCTCCCGGGACGGATCATGCCACCGGTGTACTGCGTCGGGCCATTAGTCGGGGGCGTCGGAAGCGAGGCGAAAGACCGGCATGAGTGCCTCACGTGGCTAGACGGGCAGCCGGACGGCAGCGTCGTGTTCCTCTGCTTCGGCAGCGGGGGAAGCCACTCGGCGGAGCAGCTCAAGGAGATCGCCGTCGGCCTGGAGAACTCCGGCCACCGGTTCCTGTGGGTCGTGGGAAATCCTTTCAACGACGACCAGGACCTCGACGCTCTCTTGCCGAACGGGTTCCTGGCCCGCACCAGAGGCCGCGGCCGCGCCGTCAAGCAGTGGGCGCCGCAGGCAGAGGTGCTCCGCCACAGAGCCACCGGCGCGTTCGTGACGCACTGCGGGTGGAACTCCGTGCTGGAGGGCGTGACGGCCGGCGTGCCGATGCTGTGCTGGCCGCTGTACGCGGAGCAGAAGATGAACACGCTGCGCATGGTGGGGGAGATGGGAGTCGCCGCGGAGATGGTCGGGTGGGAGCGGGGGCTGGTCGAGGCAGCCGAGGTGGAGGGCAAGGTGAGGCTGGTCATGGACTCCGAGGATGGCATGGAGCTCCGGGCGAGGGCCGCGGCACACAAGGAAGGCGCGGCCACGGCCTGGAGCGACGGCGGCTCGTCGCGCGCGGCGATTGCCAGGTTCTTGGCCGACGTCGACAGCCGGCAGCCTCAGACTCGCGGTGATCGGTGA